The Candidatus Binataceae bacterium DNA window CTGCGGCTACAAGCCGTACGTTTTGAGGGTCCGATGCTCTCGCAGGATCGAGCAGGCAGCGGTGGTTATCCGCGATCTTGTGAATTCAGATTTCGATGAGCTGTTTGCGAGAAGATGAGAAAATAGAAGACGAGAAGATTGTCTGTGCGCTTCATCCACCGCCGCACCGCCTTCGCGTGCTCGATGCCGTCGAAACCGACGCACATCAGAGCTTGCAAGCTCTTACCAAATCTTCGATTCCTCTGGAAGATGGAGTCGGACAACATTATTAATTCCGGCGCAGGGGTTGAGCACCGCACAGTTTACTTTTGTCGTTAATATGTGGTCATTGACGACCCCGTTTGTTCTGCGATTCGTAAGTTGATTCTTCCATCCCAATCCGCCAGCCTGCGACCGCTCCCACTCCGACAGCAGTCGATGCGCTTGCGCACGGCCGTCGAAGCCCTCTAGCGTTGCGCCACCGGCGCGGGAGCCGGCTCGATGCCATCGTCGCTCGACCATCGCCAACGTTCGCTGCTCGGTCTGACCGCGTTCGATCGGTCGGTGGCCGCGATGGTCCTCGTCATCAAGGTGATCGTGCTTCTCTTCGGCGCGCTTGCTTTCCAGGTATATAACGGCGAACGGGTGCGTACGCTCACCCAACTGCTTGCGATCTGGAACCGATGGGACGGCGGGCAGTACCAGATGATCGCGCAAAAGGGCTACACCGCCGTGGGCGACCAACGCCTGGCGCTCGCATTTTTCCCGCTCTACCCGTGGCTGACCCGGATGACCGCCGTCATCGTGCACGACATGATGCTGAGCGCGTTTCTCGTCTCCACGATAGCATCCGTCGCCCTGGGCGTGGCGATGGCGCGGCTTTTCGCGATCGATTACTCGCGGCATCTGGCGCGCCGCGCGGTATGGTTCATGTTCATATTTCCGACCTCATATTTTCTCCACATCGGCTATTCCGAAAGCCTGTTCCTGGCGCTGGTCGCGACTTCTTTTTTGGCCGCGCGGCGCGAACGATGGATGGCCGCCGGCATACTCGGCGCGCTGGCCGTCCTCACGCACGACAACGGCATCCTGCTGGTCCCAGCGCTCGGCGCCGATGCGGCGTGGGAACTTTGGAAGACGCGCCGCTTCAACCGGCGATGGCTCTGGATCGCTGTCGTGCCGCTCGGGCTTGCCGTCTACATGCTGGTCAACTACGAGGTCACGGGCGACCCGCTGGCATTCCTCCTCATGGAACGCGAGCACTGGTCCAACACGCTCACCGCGCCGTGGCGCGGTATAGCCGTCAGCCTCGGCGTCGCCAGCTACCAGGATGCGTCGCAGGCCGCGATGGTCGGGACGCAGGTCGTCTTTTTTCTCGCGATTAGCCTCGCGGGGACAATTGCCGCCGCATTTCTCCTCCGCCCCGCGTACGCGGTGTGGATGGCCCTCAACTGGCTGCTGTTCGCGAGCCAATCATGGGATATCAGCGCGCCGCGTCTTGTGCTGGCGATGCTTCCGCTGTTCATCCTGTTCGCGCAGTTGGCGCGCCGCCGGCTCTGGGACGCGGCGATCACGGTTTGGTCGCTCTTGTGGCTCGGGCTTTTCGTTAGCGAATTCGTCTGCAATCGTTGGGCATATTGAGCGGGCATATTGAGCGCGGTCTGTGGACGGCTTGTCGTGCGCGGTTTGCGCCCACGCGCCGGCGCGGATAACTCTGAAGCCGAGACGATGAACCCGGTGGTCAAGGTCAGGCGCGTGAGAGCCTCTTCGATGGCGCTGCCGCGCTATCAGAGCGCGCAGGCGGCAGGGATCGATCTCGTCGCGGATATTGAAGTGTCGCTTGAGATTGTGCCGATGGCCCGTGCTGCGGTAACGACCGGAATAGCGGTGGAAATCCCTTCGGGTTTCGAGGGGCAGGTGCGTCCGCGAAGCGGACGGGCGCTCCAGGAGGGGCTAGCGCTTATCAATTCGCCCGGCACGATCGACGCGGACTATCGCGGTGAAATTAAAGTATTGCTTGTAAATCTGGGCGAAGCGCCGATCACGATCAAGCCGGGCGACCGTATCGCTCAGCTCGTGATAGCGCCCGTCGCGCGCGCCGAGCTGGTCGAAGTCGACGAGCTCGAATCAAGTTCGCGCGGCGGCGGCGGCTTCGGGCATACTGGAAGATAGCGGCGCCGGCGGTCCGTTCCCGCAAGCGCGATGCTCTTCAGCATAAAACGTCAACATAAAACGTCAAGATGAGAAGAGAGCCGAAACATTCCTACCCGTCCACTCGTGGCCGGAAGGCCGCCGCGGGCAGGACACCGAGCGGCGCGCAGGACACCGGGGCGCGAGAGGCCGAAATCGACGCCCGCAAAATGCCGGCATCCACCTCCGGAGCTGCCAGCACGGCCGAGCTCGATACCTCCGAGCTCGATACCTCGTTGATGGCCGTTACGCCGATCGACGGCCGCTACCGCTCGCGCACGCGAAAGCTCGCCGGTTACTTCAGCGAGTTCGCGCTGATCCGCTATCGCGTGCGGGTCGAAATCGAATGGCTCATCGCACTGGCGGAAAATCCCGCAATCGGGGAGTTCTCGCTCGGCGCCGGCGCGGTTCCGAAGCTGCGCGCGCTCTACGCGGACTTCACGCTCGACGACGCCCGGCGGGTCAAGGAGCTCGAGCGCACGACCAATCACGACGTCAAGGCGATCGAGTATTTTCTTGCGGAAATGATCGCGACTGCTGGCCTGCGCGTGCCGTCCGGGATGGTCCATTTCGCCTGCACCTCGGAGGACATCAGCAACCTCGCTTACGCCCTCATCCTCAAGGAGTTCTGCGAACGCGAGTTCGCGCCTGCGCTGGACGGAATCATCACCACGCTGGGCGCGATGGCGCGGCGATGGCGCACGGTCGCGATGATCGCGCGCACGCACGGCCAGGCCGCGACGCCGACCACCATGGGCAAGGAGCTGGCGGTCTTCGCGGTGCGGCTCGAACGCCAGCGCCGCGCGCTCGGCCAGCAGGAGTATCTCGGCAAGTTCAACGGCGCGGTCGGCAACTTCAACGCCCATCAGGCCGCCGTGCCCGAGGCGGACTGGATCGAGACATCGCGCCGTTTCGTCGAATCGATGGGCCTCGTGTGGAATCCGCTCACGACCCAAATCGAAAGCCACGACTTTATCGCCGAGCTGTTCGACCTGGTGGCGCGCATCGACACCATCCTGCTCGGGTTCGCCCGCGACATGTGGGGATATATCGCGCTCGGCTATTTCGGCCAGCGCACGGTCAAGGGCGAGGTCGGCTCCTCGGTGATGCCGCACAAGGTCAATCCGATCGACTTCGAGAATTGCGAGGGCAACCTGGGCGTCGCAACGGCGCTGTTTCAGCATCTGGCGGTCAAGCTCCCGGTTTCGCGATGGCAGCGCGATCTGAGCGACAGCACGGCCATGCGCGCGATGGGCGCCGCGTTCGGCCATCTGATGGTCGCGCTCGACGCGCTTTCGCGCGGCCTCGGCCGCGTCGAGCTGAATCCCGCGCGGATCGCCGCGGAGGTCGAGGCCGAAGGCGCGTGGGAGGTGCTGGCCGAGGCGGTGCAGACGGTGATGCGGCGGCAGGGGCTGGAAGATCCCTATGAGCGGCTGAAGGAGCTGACCCGCGGGCGCGCAATCGACCGTCAGGCGATGCGCGGGTTTATCGCGGGGCTCAAGCTGCCGGCCGAGGTCAAAGCCCGGCTTGAGAAGCTGGAGCCGCGTGGTTACGTTGGACTTGCCGCCGAACTGGTTGAGCGCTTTGCGCCCGGCAAATCCGGAAATTAGATGCGGACGGCTCGTGATTGTGCACAAGCGCCGCGCTCTGTGAACAAAGCTCTGCCGCAAAGGTTTGTGGCGCGGGCACCGGTCGGCTACTTCATTATTTATCGGCCGTTCATGAAATTGTGATTCCCCCTAAACGGAGAGATGCCGTGGAAGACGCTCCGCAGAAGCTAGAAATGTTTTACGAGGGCAAGGCCAAGAAGCTCTATGCGACGGCCGACCCCGACCTGGTAATCGCCTACTTCAAGGACGACGCGACCGCGTTCAACGCCAAGAAGCGCGGCACGATCGAGGACAAGGGCGTGATGAACAACCGCATCTCGGAGCTGTTCTTCACGCTGCTCGAACGCAACGGCGTCCCGACCCACTTCCTGCGCCGCCTGGGCGATCGCGAGATGCTCTGCCGGCGGC harbors:
- the purB gene encoding adenylosuccinate lyase, with product MPASTSGAASTAELDTSELDTSLMAVTPIDGRYRSRTRKLAGYFSEFALIRYRVRVEIEWLIALAENPAIGEFSLGAGAVPKLRALYADFTLDDARRVKELERTTNHDVKAIEYFLAEMIATAGLRVPSGMVHFACTSEDISNLAYALILKEFCEREFAPALDGIITTLGAMARRWRTVAMIARTHGQAATPTTMGKELAVFAVRLERQRRALGQQEYLGKFNGAVGNFNAHQAAVPEADWIETSRRFVESMGLVWNPLTTQIESHDFIAELFDLVARIDTILLGFARDMWGYIALGYFGQRTVKGEVGSSVMPHKVNPIDFENCEGNLGVATALFQHLAVKLPVSRWQRDLSDSTAMRAMGAAFGHLMVALDALSRGLGRVELNPARIAAEVEAEGAWEVLAEAVQTVMRRQGLEDPYERLKELTRGRAIDRQAMRGFIAGLKLPAEVKARLEKLEPRGYVGLAAELVERFAPGKSGN
- the dut gene encoding dUTP diphosphatase — its product is MRGLRPRAGADNSEAETMNPVVKVRRVRASSMALPRYQSAQAAGIDLVADIEVSLEIVPMARAAVTTGIAVEIPSGFEGQVRPRSGRALQEGLALINSPGTIDADYRGEIKVLLVNLGEAPITIKPGDRIAQLVIAPVARAELVEVDELESSSRGGGGFGHTGR
- a CDS encoding glycosyltransferase family 39 protein; this encodes MPSSLDHRQRSLLGLTAFDRSVAAMVLVIKVIVLLFGALAFQVYNGERVRTLTQLLAIWNRWDGGQYQMIAQKGYTAVGDQRLALAFFPLYPWLTRMTAVIVHDMMLSAFLVSTIASVALGVAMARLFAIDYSRHLARRAVWFMFIFPTSYFLHIGYSESLFLALVATSFLAARRERWMAAGILGALAVLTHDNGILLVPALGADAAWELWKTRRFNRRWLWIAVVPLGLAVYMLVNYEVTGDPLAFLLMEREHWSNTLTAPWRGIAVSLGVASYQDASQAAMVGTQVVFFLAISLAGTIAAAFLLRPAYAVWMALNWLLFASQSWDISAPRLVLAMLPLFILFAQLARRRLWDAAITVWSLLWLGLFVSEFVCNRWAY